A window from Primulina eburnea isolate SZY01 chromosome 2, ASM2296580v1, whole genome shotgun sequence encodes these proteins:
- the LOC140823427 gene encoding uncharacterized protein — MGAADTAEQPPPETTSDALLEAARYDDIDDLMSIASQGVSLNLKDSEGRTALHMASANGHINIVDYLIHNGVDINACNVEKNTPLHWACLNGHIEVVKHLILAGADISFLNNHERTPMDEAVGRGKMDVMDAMNEAATQVELTGTGVS, encoded by the exons ATGGGAGCAGCGGACACAGCCGAGCAGCCGCCGCCAGAAACGACCTCCGACGCGTTGCTCGAG GCTGCTAGATATGATGATATAGATGATCTCATGAGCATAGCATCCCAGGGTGTTTCTTTAAATTTGAAGGATTCAGAGGGCCGCACAG CACTGCACATGGCTTCAGCAAATGGGCATATCAACATTGTGGACTATCTTATTCACAATGGAGTG GATATTAATGCTTGCAACGTGGAGAAAAACACCCCTCTTCATTGGGCTTGTCTCAATGGCCACATTGAG GTTGTCAAACATTTGATTCTAGCAGGAGCCGATATCTCATTTCTGAACAA CCACGAGAGAACTCCCATGGATGAGGCAGTTGGTAGGGGGAAGATGGATGTCATGGACGCCATGAATGAAGCGGCAACCCAGGTTGAACTTACAGGAACCGGAGTATCataa
- the LOC140823426 gene encoding shaggy-related protein kinase epsilon-like yields MNMMRRLKSIASGRFSVSDTGTDSSIKRVKAEKEMDQRFACENELGEKHARTQDRQVDSSESAASTSDVRGRHEKSGYDKLPKCIQEMKIRDNNHDDIIKDMEPAVVSGSGTEAGQIIVTSIGGGNGQPKQTMSYMAERVVGTGSFGVVYQAKCLEVCESVAIKKVLQDRRYKNRELQIMRLLNHPNVVQLKHCFYSTTGKNEVYLNLVLEYVSETVYRASRHYTRVNQLMPVFYVRLYTYQICRALSYIHNVVGVCHRDIKPQNLLVNPHTHQLKLCDFGSAKMLVPGEPNISYICSRYYRAPELIFGATEYTTTIDMWSVGCVMAELLLGQPLFPGESSVDQLVKIIKVLGTPTREEIKCMNPNYREFKLPQIKALSWHKMFHKRMPTEAVDLVSSLLQYSPTLRITALEACAHPFFDKLREPHACLPNGQPLPPLFNFTPAELAGAPPELVRRLIPDHTKK; encoded by the exons ATGAATATGATGCGTCGTCTCAAGAGCATTGCTTCCGGCCGCTTTTCTGTTTCAGACACC GGCACCGATTCTAGCATTAAAAGAGTGAAAGCAGAGAAAGAAATGGATCAAAGATTTGCCTGTGAAAATGAGCTGGGAGAAAAACATGCTAGAACTCAAGATAGGCAAGTGGACTCCTCTGAGTCTGCTGCAAGCACATCAGATGTACGTGGCAGGCACGAGAAATCTGGATATGACAAGCTTCCAAAGTGCATACAGGAAATGAAAATTCGAGACAATAACCATGATGACATTATAAAG GATATGGAGCCTGCTGTTGTTAGTGGAAGTGGAACCGAAGCCGGTCAGATAATAGTAACTTCTATTGGGGGTGGAAATGGACAGCCGAAACAG ACAATGTCTTATATGGCCGAGCGTGTGGTTGGCACCGGTTCATTTGGAGTTGTATATCAG GCCAAATGCCTTGAAGTGTGTGAATCTGTTGCAATAAAGAAAGTTCTACAAGATAGGAGATACAAAAATAGGGAACTTCAGATAATGCGCTTACTTAACCATCCTAATGTCGTGCAACTAAAGCATTGTTTCTATTCTACTACCGGAAAGAACGAGGTCTACCTTAATCTTGTTTTGGAATATGTATCGGAAACTGTTTATCGAGCTTCGAGGCACTACACCAGAGTGAATCAACTCATGCCCGTCTTTTATGTGCGACTATACACATACCAG ATCTGTCGTGCACTGAGTTATATACATAACGTTGTTGGTGTGTGTCACCGTGACATAAAACCGCAGAATTTGTTG GTAAATCCTCATACGCATCAGCTCAAGCTTTGTGATTTTGGGAGTGCAAAGATGTTG GTACCTGGTGAACCAAATATTTCGTACATCTGCTCTCGGTATTACAGGGCTCCTGAACTTATCTTTGGAGCTACAGAGTACACTACCACAATTGACATGTGGTCGGTTGGTTGTGTTATGGCTGAACTACTTCTAGGACAG CCTCTCTTTCCTGGGGAAAGCAGTGTAGACCAGCTTGTTAAAATTATTAAG GTTTTGGGGACACCGACCCGAGAAGAAATCAAGTGTATGAATCCAAATTATCGTGAATTTAAACTCCCTCAGATCAAAGCTCTCTCGTGGCACAAG ATGTTTCATAAGAGAATGCCAACAGAAGCAGTGGATCTCGTGTCAAGTCTGCTTCAATATTCGCCTACATTACGTATCACAGCT TTGGAGGCTTGTGCACACCCCTTTTTCGATAAATTGAGAGAGCCTCACGCATGCTTGCCAAACGGGCAGCCCCTACCTCCTCTCTTCAACTTTACACCTGCAG AACTCGCTGGTGCACCTCCCGAACTTGTGCGACGACTCATACCTGATCATACAAAGAAGTAA